One Tolypothrix bouteillei VB521301 DNA window includes the following coding sequences:
- a CDS encoding carbohydrate ABC transporter permease: MNRLTSKDWMIITQRLTPYLFLLPAMVILGLTVFWPALQAFYLSFTRYEYDLTQMPQWVGLANFNKLWKDPVFWKTLGNTLLYLVGVVPILVIAPLVLAILVNQKLRGMNWFRAAYYTPVVISMVVAGIAWRWLYAETGLLNQLLKGIFPGGIPWLTSPQLALYSVMAVTVWKGLGYYMVIYLAGLQSIPSDIYEAAAIDGSDGIGKHWDITIPLMQPYLGLVAVISAISATKVFEEIYIMTQGGPGNSSKTIVYYLYEQAFTNLEINYACTIGLVLFLIILGLSVLRLSIDRSTGETLQSSRL; this comes from the coding sequence ATGAATAGATTGACATCTAAAGATTGGATGATTATTACCCAACGACTGACTCCTTACTTATTTTTGCTGCCAGCAATGGTCATTTTAGGGTTAACCGTTTTTTGGCCCGCACTGCAAGCGTTTTACCTGAGTTTTACCCGATATGAATACGATCTAACCCAGATGCCACAGTGGGTGGGTTTAGCCAATTTTAACAAATTGTGGAAAGATCCAGTTTTTTGGAAAACTTTGGGGAACACCCTATTATACCTTGTAGGTGTCGTGCCAATTTTGGTGATTGCTCCCCTAGTACTGGCAATTTTAGTCAACCAAAAACTGCGTGGCATGAACTGGTTTAGAGCAGCGTATTACACGCCAGTTGTCATTTCCATGGTAGTTGCTGGGATCGCTTGGAGGTGGTTGTATGCAGAAACGGGTTTGCTAAACCAACTGCTTAAGGGTATTTTTCCAGGAGGAATTCCTTGGCTCACCAGTCCCCAATTGGCACTTTACAGCGTGATGGCTGTGACTGTTTGGAAGGGATTGGGTTACTACATGGTAATTTATCTAGCAGGGTTACAATCTATTCCCAGCGATATTTATGAAGCAGCAGCTATAGACGGCTCAGATGGTATTGGCAAGCATTGGGATATCACTATACCCTTGATGCAACCTTATTTGGGTTTAGTTGCAGTGATATCAGCAATTTCTGCCACTAAGGTATTTGAAGAAATATATATCATGACCCAAGGCGGACCGGGTAATAGCTCGAAGACGATTGTTTACTATTTATATGAGCAAGCATTTACAAACTTGGAAATTAACTATGCTTGTACGATTGGGCTCGTACTCTTTTTAATTATTTTGGGACTGTCTGTTTTGCGATTATCAATCGATCGCAGTACGGGAGAAACGTTGCAAAGCAGCCGCCTCTAA